A genomic window from Periophthalmus magnuspinnatus isolate fPerMag1 chromosome 16, fPerMag1.2.pri, whole genome shotgun sequence includes:
- the LOC117384171 gene encoding meprin A subunit beta-like: protein MNRYFCLLLLMFNLTHGTPVSLKQKIKETIPEIIDIGGDKDILEINKDLEDDIIVPKGLHRSSVNNPSYLWSLPVPYSLDSSLELNAKGVIMQAMDQFRLKSCIDFKSWNDEKYYISVQKLGGCFSYVGQYFSNGQDLSIGTYCDSKAIVEHEFLHALGFFHEQSRYDRDEYVTIEFQNIIKRYESNFEKQSEKYSTTHGVPYDYMSVMHYGPNAFSNGNGSTITTKDPAFQDIIGQRLEMSPSDVKELNLLYKCNSSVAFQMHCSFSNRSTCQMSRCSESSKGWENVTSAPGGPATDRTNLMSNTKMQDKVPSSFMYASTAFGLEGDSAWLETNRMTPNRSCHVQCLQFYYFHSGHESDQLNIWIREFQDENDFTGQSRMVEQITGNKTSHWQYHYVSISATRSFQVEFEVRKGAGSSTGGISIDDINLSELTCPHVAIQVDDFESVLESSDYNSIIYSKTQYTEDGYAFRVAITLYKIYFGLLIQLVEGKNDDKLQWPLLNRQVTFQMVDQNPNIKLQMSKQISITSDINQNITIGVNIWDNPRKFEKKVVDENGQEIFVGPMIGRTYFATLESIKQRDFLKGGSAVFAFTFQDITALIKGNSLPCSPPPKATQLSKTEERGPCSSRSQTTTPAPPPTTLETTPPKATTGTSSTLEKPENHPSTNYNYSSNDNIT from the exons ATGAATCGCTACTTCTGTCTCCTACTTCTTATGTTCAATCTGACACATGGAACCCCTGTGTCCCTAAAACAA aaaataaaGGAGACAATTCCAGAAATAATag ACATTGGCGGCGACAAGGACATTCTCGAAATAAACAAGG acttgGAAGATGATATCATTGTG CCAAAGGGCCTCCACAGAAGTTCAGTGAACAACCCCAGTTATCTGTGGTCCCTGCCAGTGCCATACTCTTTGGATAGCAGTCTGG AGTTGAATGCAAAAGGTGTAATTATGCAAGCCATGGACCAATTCAGACTAAAGTCGTGCATTGACTTCAAATCCTGGAATGACGAGAAGTACTACATCTCAGTTCAAAAGCTGGGCGG GTGTTTTTCATATGTTGGACAGTATTTTTCCAATGGACAAGATCTTTCCATTGGAACATACTGTGATTCCAAAGCCATTGTTGAACATGAGTTTCTCCATGCTCTTGGCTTCTTCCATGAACAGTCCAGATATGACCGAGATGAATATGTCACAATTGAATTCCAAAATATCATTAAAC GTTATGAAAGTAACTTTGAAAAGCAGAGCGAAAAGTACAGCACCACTCATGGAGTTCCTTATGACTATATGTCGGTGATGCACTACGGACCTAATGCATTCAGCAATGGGAACGGCTCTACAATCACAACCAAAGACCCAGCGTTTCAGGACATTATTGGTCAGAGGTTGGAAATGAGTCCTAGTGATGTGAAGGAGCTCAATCTTCTCTACAAATGCA ACTCGAGCGTGGCCTTCCAAATGCACTGCAGCTTCTCTAATAGGTCCACATGCCAAATGAGTCGCTGTTCTGAAAGTAGTAAGGGCTGGGAGAATGTAACATCAGCTCCAGGAGGTCCTGCCACTGACCGCACCAATCTGATGAGTAACACCAAAATGCAgg ATAAGGTTCCAAGTAGCTTCATGTATGCAAGTACAGCCTTTGGTCTTGAAGGTGATTCGGCCTGGCTCGAGACCAACAGGATGACCCCCAATAGGTCATGTCATGTCCAGTGTCTGCAGTTTTACTACTTTCACAGTGGACATGAGTCTGACCAACTTAACATCTGGATCAGAGAGTTTCAAGATGAGAACGACTTTACTGGTCAGAGCCGAATGGTTGAACAGATCACTG GTAATAAAACTTCTCATTGGCAGTACCACTATGTTTCTATCAGTGCAACAAGGTCCTTCcaggtggagtttgaagttcGAAAAGGAGCAGGGAGTTCTACGGGTGGCATCTCAATTGACGACATCAACCTATCAGAGTTGACGTGTCCTCATGTTGCCATCCAGGTTGACGATTTTGAGAGTGTTTTAGAGTCTAGTGATTACAACAGTATCATTTATAGCAAAACTCAGTACACAGAAGATGGTTATGCTTTTAGAGTGGCAATCACACTCTACAAAATCTATTTTGGATTGCTGATTCAACTGGTGGAAGGCAAAAATGATGACAAACTTCAGTGGCCACTCCTGAATAGACAAGTGACTTTTCAAATGGTAGACCAAAATCCCAACATTAAACTCCAAATGTCCAAGCAGATAAGCATCACCAGTGATATCAACCAGAACATTACTATCG GTGTCAACATCTGGGACAATCCCcgaaaatttgaaaagaaagttGTAGACGAGAATGGTCAAGAGATCTTCGTTGGCCCAATGATTGGCAGAACATATTTTGCGACTTTGGAAAGCATCAAACAGAGAGATTTCCTCAAGGGGGGGAGTGCAGTTTTTGCCTTCACTTTCCAAG acATAACTGCTCTCATCAAAGGAAATTCTCTGCCATGTTCCCCCCCACCAAAAGCGACTCAGCTATCAAAAACTGAAGAAAGGGGGCCATGTTCATCCAG ATCCCAAACCACCACCCCTGCGCCACCACCAACAACTCTTGAAACAACACCTCCTAAAGCAACTACTGGAACATCATCAACACTTGAAAAA cctgAAAACCACCCTTCcaccaactacaactacagcagtAACGACAACATCACCTGA
- the LOC117384173 gene encoding meprin A subunit beta-like, whose amino-acid sequence MVLSVVAGAQTQETTEFDLMVDDIKMPNTARSSIVPETSLWSSPVPYVLENNLDLNAKGIILKAFDQFRLKSCIDFKPREHEDYYISVKKLEGCWSYIGRSKINGHELSIGQDCDQIAIVEHEFFHALGFYHEHSRYDRDNFISIHLENVIEGFQYNFRKVLADVSTTRGTSYDYWSVMHYSNDAFSNGNGLTITTIDPAYQDIIGQRYEVSATDIKELNLLYKCNSTIAFLMHCSFSDGTMCEMIKRSTASNGWEIVSQAAGQPSFDHTSLNSTMHSVGPSYFMHVSTATGQEGDSAWLETKAVTPKGECHVQCLQFYYFHSGSVSDQLNIWFREFQDEHDVTGQRHLAAQITGQLTSHWQLHHVSLNATKSFQVEFEVRKGAGSSTGGISIDDINLSELECPHVTLQINDFDQISGKTRVYYTPSQHSKEGYVYRFGALVFDTGSEAVFVQMLSGNFDNQLEWPVPRRQVILQFVDQHPNIQLQMSKQVIFTSGSSSWDNPRKTGKYYVDGNNQTVYYGKKNWLCV is encoded by the exons ATGGTCTTGTCTGTAGTGGCAGGTGCTCAAACACAG GAAACTACAG AATTTG ATCTAATGGTGGATGACATCAAAATg CCAAACACAGCAAGAAGTTCTATTGTTCCAGAAACTTCACTTTGGAGTTCTCCTGTTCCATATGTTTTGGAGAATAATCTGG ATCTGAATGCAAAAGGCATCATCCTGAAAGCATTTGATCAGTTTAGACTGAAGTCGTGCATTGACTTTAAACCGAGGGAGCATGAGGACTACTACATTTCTGTGAAAAAACTTGAAGG TTGTTGGTCTTACATCGGTCGGAGCAAAATAAATGGACATGAACTCTCTATTGGACAAGACTGTGACCAAATTGCCATCGTTGAACATGAGTTTTTTCATGCTCTGGGTTTTTACCATGAACATTCCAGATATGACCGTGATAATTTTATCTCTATTCATTTGGAAAATGTTATTGAAG gTTTTCAGTATAATTTTAGAAAAGTTCTAGCAGATGTTAGCACCACACGTGGAACTTCATATGATTATTGGTCTGTGATGCACTATAGTAATGATGCATTTTCTAATGGAAATGGGTTAACAATTACTACCATCGACCCAGCATACCAAGACATTATAGGTCAAAGATACGAAGTGAGTGCCACTGACATTAAAGAGCTGAATCTCCTCTACAAATGCA ACTCCACCATCGCATTTCTAATGCATTgtagcttttctgatggaaCCATGTGTGAAATGATCAAACGCTCAACAGCATCAAATGGCTGGGAAATTGTGTCACAAGCAGCTGGACAACCTTCCTTTGACCACACAAGTCTAAACTCCACTATGCACA GTGTAGGGCCAAGTTACTTTATGCATGTGAGCACAGCAACTGGACAGGAGGGAGACTCAGCCTGGCTGGAAACCAAGGCAGTAACACCTAAAGGGGAGTGTCATGTCCAGTGTCTGCAGTTTTATTACTTTCACAGCGGAAGTGTGTCAGACCAGCTCAACATCTGGTTCAGAGAGTTTCAAGATGAGCATGATGTCACAGGACAGCGCCATCTGGCTGCACAGATAACAG GTCAGTTAACATCCCACTGGCAGCTGCATCATGTTTCTTTAAATGCAACAAAGTCCTTCCaagtggagtttgaagtgagAAAAGGAGCTGGGAGTTCTACAGGTGGCATCTCAATTGATGACATCAATTTGTCAGAACTGGAGTGCCCACATGTTACGCTGCAGATAAATGATTTTGACCAAATTTCAGGAAAAACTCGTGTGTACTACACCCCATCTCAGCATTCCAAAGAAGGCTATGTGTACAGATTTGGAGCATTAGTCTTCGACACTGGTTCAGAGGCAGTGTTTGTGCAAATGTTATCTGGAAACTTTGATAATCAGCTGGAGTGGCCTGTTCCACGCAGGCAGGTCATTTTACAATTTGTAGATCAACATCCCAACATCCAGTTACAGATGTCCAAGCAAGTTATTTTCACCAGTG GGAGCTCAAGTTGGGATAATCCTAGAAAAACTGGGAAGTACTATGTGGATGGAAACAATCAAACAGTCTactatggtaaaaaaaattggTTATGTGTATGA
- the LOC117384170 gene encoding meprin A subunit beta-like, whose product MGRSRNTHSTIFILGLSCTIQTHVQEAREVNDMSVVISSLYFMVVYRGSSINKRDTGCILKLFLKAGYVIDYLEDDIIVPKGLHRSSVNNPSYLWSLPVPYSLDSSLELNAKGVIMQAMDQFRLKSCIDFKSWNDEKYYISVQKLGGCFSYVGRYFSNGQDLSIGTYCDSKAIVEHEFLHALGFFHEQSRYDRDEYVTIEFQNIIKSYENNFEKQSEKYSTTHGVPYDYMSVMHYGPNAFSNGNGSTITTKDPAFQDVIGQRLEMSPSDVKELNLLYKCNSSVAFQMHCSFSNRSTCQMSRCSQSSKGWENVTSAPGGPATDHTNLMSNTKMQDKVPSSFMYASTAFGLEGDSAWLETNRMTPNRSCHVQCLQFYYFHSGHESDQLNIWIREFQDENDFTGQSRMVEQITGNKTSHWQYHYVSISATRSFQVEFEVRKGAGSSTGGISIDDINLSELTCPHVAIQVDDFESVLESSDYNSIIYSKTQYTEDGYAFRVAITLYKIYFGLLIQLVEGKNDDKLQWPLLNRQVTFQMVDQNPNIKLQMSKQKSITGDINQNITNGVNIWDNPRKFAEKVVDENGQEIFVGPKIGRANFATLESIKQTDFLKGGSAVFAFTFQDITALIKGNSLPCSPPPTATQLSKTEERGPCSSRSQTTTPAPPPTTLETTPPKATTGTSSTFEKPENHPSTNYNYSSNDNIT is encoded by the exons ATGGGTCGGTCCCGCAACACTCACAGCACAATCTTCATATTAGGTCTCAGCTGCACCATCCAAACACATGTGCAGGAAGCGAGGGAGGTGAATGACATG TCTGTGGTCATCAGCAGCCTGTACTTCATGGTGGTCTACAGGGGGAGCAGCATCAACAAAAGAGACACTGGATGTATCCTCAAACTGTTCCTTAAAGCTGGTTATGTCATCGACT acttgGAAGATGATATCATTGTG CCAAAGGGCCTCCACAGAAGTTCAGTGAACAACCCCAGTTATCTGTGGTCCCTGCCAGTGCCATACTCTTTGGATAGCAGTCTGG AGTTGAATGCAAAAGGTGTAATTATGCAAGCCATGGACCAATTCAGACTAAAGTCGTGCATTGACTTCAAATCCTGGAACGACGAGAAGTACTACATCTCAGTTCAAAAGCTGGGCGG GTGTTTTTCATATGTTGGACGGTATTTTTCCAATGGACAAGATCTTTCCATTGGAACGTACTGTGATTCCAAAGCCATTGTTGAACATGAGTTTCTCCATGCTCTTGGCTTCTTCCATGAACAGTCCAGATATGACCGAGATGAATATGTCACAATTGAATTCCAAAATATCATTAAAA GTTATGAAAATAACTTTGAAAAGCAGAGCGAAAAGTACAGCACCACTCATGGAGTTCCTTATGACTATATGTCGGTGATGCACTACGGACCTAATGCATTCAGCAATGGGAACGGCTCTACAATCACAACCAAAGACCCAGCGTTTCAGGACGTTATTGGTCAGAGGTTGGAAATGAGTCCTAGTGATGTGAAGGAGCTCAATCTTCTCTACAAATGCA ACTCGAGCGTGGCCTTCCAAATGCACTGCAGCTTCTCTAATAGGTCCACATGCCAAATGAGTCGCTGTTCTCAAAGTAGTAAGGGCTGGGAGAATGTAACATCAGCTCCAGGAGGTCCTGCCACTGACCACACCAATCTGATGAGTAACACCAAAATGCAGg ATAAGGTTCCAAGTAGCTTCATGTATGCAAGTACAGCCTTTGGTCTTGAAGGTGATTCGGCCTGGCTCGAGACCAACAGGATGACCCCCAATAGGTCATGTCATGTCCAGTGTCTGCAGTTTTACTACTTTCACAGTGGACATGAGTCTGACCAACTTAACATCTGGATCAGAGAGTTTCAAGATGAGAACGACTTTACTGGTCAGAGCCGAATGGTTGAACAGATCACTG GTAATAAAACTTCTCATTGGCAGTACCACTATGTTTCTATCAGTGCAACAAGGTCCTTCcaggtggagtttgaagttcGAAAAGGAGCAGGGAGTTCTACGGGTGGCATCTCAATTGACGACATCAACCTATCAGAGTTGACGTGTCCTCATGTTGCCATCCAGGTTGACGATTTTGAGAGTGTTTTAGAGTCTAGTGATTACAACAGTATCATTTATAGCAAAACTCAGTACACAGAAGATGGTTATGCTTTTAGAGTGGCAATCACACTCTACAAAATCTATTTTGGATTGCTGATTCAACTGGTGGAAGGCAAAAATGATGACAAACTTCAGTGGCCACTCCTGAATAGACAAGTGACTTTTCAAATGGTAGACCAAAATCCCAACATTAAACTCCAAATGTCCAAGCAGAAAAGCATCACCGGTGATATCAACCAGAACATTACTAACG GTGTCAACATCTGGGACAATCCCCGAAAATTTGCAGAGAAAGTTGTAGACGAGAATGGTCAAGAGATCTTCGTTGGTCCAAAGATTGGCAGAGCAAATTTTGCGACTTTGGAAAGCATCAAACAGACAGATTTCCTCAAGGGGGGGAGTGCAGTTTTTGCCTTCACTTTCCAAG acATAACTGCTCTCATCAAAGGAAATTCTCTGCCATGTTCCCCCCCACCAACAGCGACTCAGCTATCAAAAACTGAAGAAAGGGGGCCATGTTCATCCAG ATCCCAAACCACCACCCCTGCGCCACCACCAACAACTCTTGAAACAACACCTCCTAAAGCAACTACTGGAACATCATCAACATTTGAAAAA cctgAAAACCACCCTTCcaccaactacaactacagcagtAACGACAACATCACCTGA